Proteins co-encoded in one Kribbella solani genomic window:
- the gdhA gene encoding NADP-specific glutamate dehydrogenase, with protein sequence MVDTQTPALEKHLDAAFGVVLARNPGESEFHQAVREVLESLAPVVGKHPEYAAGAVIERLCEPERQVIFRVPWTDDGGRVRINRGFRVEFNSALGPYKGGLRFHPSVNLSIVKFLGFEQIFKNALTGLPIGGGKGGSDFDPKGKSDAEIMRFCQSFMTELYRHIGEYTDVPAGDIGVGGREIGYLFGQYKRITNRYESGVLTGKGLAYGGSQVRTEATGYGAVFFTREMLATKGLELAGRRVIVSGSGNVAIHAAQKAQELGAEVVACSDSNGYVVDEDGLDLELLRQIKVVERGRVADYADQRPKATHHTDGSVWDVACEVALPCATQNELDGAAARTLADNGVLAVAEGANMPCTPEAVAVWRERGVLFAPGKAANAGGVATSALEMQQNASRDSWHFDHTEARLDQIMVDVHTRCATAAEEYGAPGNYVAGANISSFVQVANAMLALGVI encoded by the coding sequence ATGGTTGATACGCAGACGCCTGCTCTGGAGAAACACCTGGATGCCGCGTTCGGGGTGGTGCTGGCGCGGAATCCTGGTGAGAGTGAGTTTCATCAGGCGGTTCGTGAGGTGCTGGAGTCGTTGGCGCCGGTGGTCGGGAAGCACCCGGAGTACGCGGCCGGCGCGGTGATCGAGCGGTTGTGTGAGCCGGAGCGGCAGGTCATCTTCCGGGTGCCGTGGACCGACGACGGCGGGCGGGTACGGATCAACCGTGGGTTCCGGGTCGAATTCAACTCGGCGCTCGGGCCGTACAAGGGCGGGCTGCGGTTCCACCCGTCGGTGAACCTTTCGATCGTGAAGTTCCTCGGGTTCGAGCAGATCTTCAAGAACGCGCTGACCGGGCTGCCGATCGGTGGCGGCAAGGGCGGGTCGGACTTCGACCCGAAGGGCAAGAGCGACGCGGAGATCATGCGCTTCTGCCAGTCGTTCATGACCGAGCTGTACCGGCACATCGGCGAGTACACCGACGTACCGGCCGGTGACATCGGCGTCGGCGGGCGTGAGATCGGGTATCTGTTCGGGCAGTACAAGCGCATCACCAACCGGTACGAGTCTGGGGTGCTGACCGGGAAGGGCCTCGCGTACGGCGGCAGTCAGGTACGCACCGAGGCGACCGGGTACGGCGCGGTGTTCTTCACCCGCGAGATGCTGGCGACGAAGGGCCTGGAACTGGCCGGGCGTCGCGTGATCGTGTCCGGCTCGGGCAATGTGGCGATCCACGCGGCGCAGAAGGCGCAGGAGCTGGGCGCCGAGGTGGTCGCATGCTCCGACTCGAACGGCTATGTCGTCGACGAGGACGGCCTCGACCTCGAGCTGTTGCGACAGATCAAGGTGGTCGAGCGCGGCCGGGTCGCCGACTACGCCGACCAGCGCCCGAAGGCGACGCATCACACCGACGGCTCGGTGTGGGACGTCGCCTGCGAGGTGGCGCTCCCCTGCGCCACTCAGAACGAGCTGGACGGCGCCGCTGCTCGCACGCTGGCCGACAACGGCGTACTCGCGGTCGCCGAAGGCGCGAACATGCCATGTACGCCGGAAGCGGTCGCGGTTTGGCGGGAGCGCGGCGTACTTTTCGCGCCGGGCAAGGCCGCCAATGCCGGTGGTGTCGCGACGAGCGCGCTGGAAATGCAGCAGAACGCGTCCCGCGACTCCTGGCACTTCGACCACACCGAGGCCCGCCTGGACCAGATCATGGTCGACGTCCACACCCGCTGCGCCACCGCCGCCGAGGAATACGGTGCCCCAGGCAACTATGTGGCCGGCGCCAACATCTCCAGCTTCGTCCAGGTAGCCAACGCCATGCTCGCCCTCGGCGTCATCTGA
- the dnaG gene encoding DNA primase, whose amino-acid sequence MAGRIKEEDIALVRERARIDDVVGSYVTLKNAGGGNLKGLCPFHDEKSPSFNVTPARGFFYCFGCQEGGDVIDFIQKIDQITFSEAVETLAAKVGILLRYDESGAPVQRGPGNQRPRLVEAHKVAAEYYVDNLFGAAEASIGRQFLDKRGFDKDAAVHFGVGFAPRGGEALINHLRGRGFSTAELVASGLAAEGQRGLYDRFRGRLMWPIRDASSDVIGFGARRLFDDDRIEAKYLNTPETPIYKKSKVLYGVDLARREIAKGRQAVVVEGYTDVMACHLAGVQTAVATCGTSFGEDHARVLRQLLLDHDQFRGEVIFTFDGDEAGQRAALKAFAGDQAFAAQTYVAVEPDGLDPCDLRLQKGDAAVRELIGRRVPLYRFVLGNVLLKYDLDRADTRVDALREAAKLVISIRDRSKVDAFTRELAGQLGMEVDQVRSEVHRAAARQPAVDRGGRQAPGGPGGQGGPGGSAGRGGVAAGDGGPVPAPRAEIPSPRDQRFTIEWDALKVAMQHPALVGVAFDELDDHDFTHPWLAAIRAAMAKVGGPSAAAPGEAWVVAVRDAVGNDPAAAVVGALAVDPLRLGREPDEQYAHALMARVQELTCARRIQDLKSKLQRTNPIDRADEYNRMFGELIALEAYKAELRNRAISGAL is encoded by the coding sequence GTGGCAGGCCGGATCAAGGAAGAGGACATCGCGCTGGTGCGCGAGCGAGCCCGGATCGACGACGTCGTCGGTTCGTACGTGACCTTGAAGAACGCCGGCGGTGGCAACCTGAAGGGCCTCTGCCCGTTCCACGACGAGAAGTCGCCGTCGTTCAACGTCACCCCGGCCCGCGGCTTCTTCTACTGCTTCGGCTGCCAAGAGGGCGGCGACGTGATCGACTTCATCCAGAAGATCGATCAGATCACCTTCTCCGAGGCGGTCGAGACGCTGGCCGCCAAGGTCGGCATCCTGCTCCGGTACGACGAGTCCGGCGCGCCCGTGCAGCGCGGACCGGGCAACCAGCGGCCGCGCCTGGTCGAAGCGCACAAGGTCGCGGCGGAGTACTACGTCGACAATCTGTTCGGTGCCGCCGAGGCGTCGATCGGCCGGCAGTTCCTGGACAAGCGCGGTTTCGACAAGGACGCCGCCGTGCATTTCGGGGTCGGTTTCGCGCCGCGTGGTGGCGAGGCGCTCATCAATCACCTGCGCGGGCGCGGGTTCAGTACCGCGGAGCTGGTCGCGTCCGGACTGGCCGCGGAGGGCCAGCGCGGTTTGTACGACCGGTTCCGCGGCCGGCTGATGTGGCCGATCCGGGACGCGTCGTCGGATGTGATCGGCTTCGGCGCGCGGCGGCTGTTCGACGACGACCGGATCGAAGCCAAGTACCTGAACACGCCCGAAACCCCGATCTACAAGAAGTCCAAGGTGCTGTACGGCGTGGACCTCGCCCGCCGCGAGATTGCCAAGGGCCGGCAGGCCGTCGTGGTCGAGGGCTACACCGATGTGATGGCGTGTCACTTGGCCGGTGTGCAAACCGCGGTCGCCACCTGCGGTACGTCGTTCGGCGAGGACCACGCCCGCGTGCTGCGCCAGCTGCTGCTCGACCACGATCAGTTCCGCGGCGAGGTGATCTTCACCTTCGACGGTGACGAGGCCGGTCAGCGGGCCGCGCTGAAGGCGTTCGCGGGCGATCAGGCGTTCGCCGCGCAGACGTACGTCGCGGTCGAGCCGGACGGTCTGGACCCGTGCGACCTGCGGCTGCAGAAGGGTGACGCGGCGGTCCGCGAGCTGATCGGGCGGCGCGTTCCGCTGTACCGGTTCGTGCTCGGGAACGTGCTGCTCAAGTACGACCTGGACCGCGCGGACACCCGGGTCGACGCGCTCCGCGAGGCAGCCAAGCTGGTGATCAGCATCCGGGACCGGTCGAAGGTGGACGCGTTCACCCGGGAGCTGGCCGGGCAGCTGGGCATGGAGGTCGACCAGGTGCGCTCCGAGGTGCACCGGGCCGCGGCCCGTCAGCCCGCCGTCGACCGGGGCGGGCGCCAAGCGCCGGGCGGCCCCGGCGGACAGGGCGGTCCAGGTGGTTCGGCGGGTCGTGGTGGAGTGGCGGCCGGCGACGGTGGCCCGGTCCCGGCGCCGCGCGCGGAGATTCCCTCGCCGCGGGATCAGCGGTTCACGATCGAGTGGGACGCGCTGAAGGTCGCGATGCAGCACCCGGCGCTGGTCGGGGTCGCGTTCGACGAGCTCGACGACCACGACTTCACGCACCCGTGGCTGGCCGCGATCCGCGCCGCGATGGCGAAGGTCGGTGGTCCCTCGGCGGCCGCTCCGGGCGAGGCATGGGTGGTCGCCGTACGCGATGCCGTCGGCAACGACCCGGCCGCCGCGGTGGTCGGCGCGCTGGCGGTCGACCCGCTCCGCCTCGGCCGTGAACCCGACGAGCAGTACGCGCATGCGCTGATGGCCCGGGTCCAGGAGCTGACCTGCGCGCGGCGGATCCAGGACCTGAAATCGAAACTGCAGCGGACCAATCCGATCGATCGCGCGGACGAGTACAACCGGATGTTCGGCGAACTGATCGCGCTCGAGGCGTACAAGGCCGAGCTCCGCAACCGGGCGATCTCCGGCGCGCTCTGA
- a CDS encoding glycoside hydrolase family 99-like domain-containing protein, producing the protein MRRAAGLLALSAAVIGAVLTAGPVLADQKPPAAAPASAGAQAPATAQSVEAQAVSRPAQPAPFVELVAASGTGRLYTADPRELASATAAGFKRQPGTTGFIGRSAKTGWTALYRLKPSATASSWLFTSSTQERDALVAQHWVLEGTAGYVATKPGAGLVELRRFTNGKEWRLALAAKTDELLKAGYKLDGPVGYVYQNWVRAGAVYFGMFNTHGHGTIIARTKEIYGRDNDWWGGVRDFHDGTHYATDNWPGEDWSYLKPSIGYYDDSKPETLEKHITQATSAGLSFFNFYWYWDNTKQAQTVTADSLNAFLQARNRESIDFTVGVCAHPYDQLKIPATQYDAVATNLMRYLRQDNTLRTNDGRKILNICDARGLGDGSNAQVKQFVDTVRAKARGQLGEDIYVMINQAGFDPKQVGNAGADAPYCTTDGPAVESRSYTTYLKGQRAFYNQAPAAYGRCVLSDFDERPRYPIETTDVKAIRWMPDQSLDGYRTAVRNAAADMATSTRPSIVDNYLFLYAWNEWHEGGIIEPNERDGCAYLNILHSELSLQGPGCVASPQGTPPS; encoded by the coding sequence ATGCGTCGCGCTGCCGGACTGCTCGCACTGAGTGCCGCCGTGATCGGAGCCGTACTGACTGCCGGCCCGGTCCTCGCGGACCAGAAACCACCTGCCGCGGCGCCGGCGTCGGCCGGGGCGCAGGCGCCGGCCACAGCGCAGTCGGTCGAGGCGCAGGCGGTGAGTCGGCCCGCGCAGCCGGCGCCGTTCGTGGAGCTGGTGGCAGCGAGCGGCACCGGCCGCCTGTACACGGCTGACCCACGCGAGCTCGCTTCGGCAACAGCAGCCGGTTTCAAGCGGCAGCCAGGCACCACCGGCTTCATCGGCCGATCAGCCAAGACCGGTTGGACCGCCCTGTACCGCCTGAAGCCCTCCGCGACCGCTAGCAGCTGGCTGTTCACCAGCTCCACCCAGGAACGAGATGCACTCGTCGCGCAGCACTGGGTTCTGGAAGGAACAGCAGGGTACGTAGCCACCAAGCCAGGCGCCGGTCTGGTCGAGCTGCGCCGCTTCACCAACGGTAAGGAGTGGCGGCTCGCGCTAGCGGCAAAGACCGACGAGCTACTGAAGGCCGGCTACAAGCTGGACGGCCCAGTCGGGTACGTGTACCAGAACTGGGTACGCGCCGGCGCGGTGTACTTCGGCATGTTCAACACCCACGGCCACGGGACCATCATCGCCCGGACCAAGGAGATCTACGGCCGCGACAACGACTGGTGGGGAGGTGTCCGCGACTTCCACGACGGCACCCACTATGCGACCGACAACTGGCCTGGCGAGGACTGGTCGTACCTGAAGCCGTCGATCGGCTACTACGACGACTCGAAGCCGGAGACGCTGGAGAAGCACATCACCCAGGCGACGTCGGCCGGGCTGAGCTTCTTCAACTTCTACTGGTACTGGGACAACACGAAGCAGGCCCAGACCGTCACCGCCGATTCGCTGAACGCGTTCCTGCAGGCGCGGAACCGGGAGAGCATCGACTTCACCGTCGGCGTCTGCGCGCATCCGTACGACCAACTCAAGATCCCGGCCACGCAGTACGACGCGGTCGCCACGAACCTGATGCGCTACCTGCGGCAGGACAACACCCTGCGGACGAACGACGGCCGGAAGATCCTCAACATCTGCGACGCGCGCGGTCTCGGCGACGGGAGCAACGCACAGGTCAAGCAGTTCGTGGACACGGTCCGGGCGAAGGCACGCGGCCAGCTCGGCGAGGACATCTACGTGATGATCAACCAGGCCGGCTTCGACCCGAAGCAGGTCGGCAACGCCGGTGCGGACGCGCCGTACTGCACCACTGACGGTCCGGCGGTCGAGAGCCGTTCGTACACGACATACCTGAAGGGCCAGCGCGCTTTCTACAACCAGGCTCCGGCCGCGTACGGGCGATGCGTACTGTCCGACTTCGACGAACGCCCGCGGTACCCGATCGAGACGACCGATGTGAAGGCGATCCGCTGGATGCCGGACCAGTCGCTGGACGGGTACCGGACAGCGGTCCGGAACGCGGCTGCTGACATGGCCACCTCGACCCGGCCGTCGATTGTTGACAACTACCTGTTCCTGTACGCGTGGAACGAGTGGCACGAGGGCGGCATCATCGAGCCGAACGAGCGGGACGGGTGCGCGTACCTGAACATCCTGCACAGCGAGCTGTCCTTGCAGGGACCGGGCTGCGTCGCCAGCCCGCAGGGCACCCCGCCGAGCTGA
- a CDS encoding NAD(P)/FAD-dependent oxidoreductase — MADAEQIVIVGASLAGATAAGTLRENGWTGAIVLIGSEQSLPYERPPLSKGVLLGKDTTESAQVHDQQWYDDNSIDLRLGTTATAIDPTGHTVTLDDGTRVPYTKLLIATGSRVRELDVPGAKLPGVHYLRTAEEAQALTDAYAAKPRVVVVGAGWIGLEAASAARERGCEVTVVEPQATALASVLGEKVGELFADFQRQHGVQFRFGTGVEGFEGTGKVTGVRVSGGEVLPADLVVVGVGVRPNTELAEEAGVEVATPSNGSGIVTGPDLQTSVAGIWAAGDVVRWDHPLFNRLVRVEHWQNAKDTGAAAAKSMLGQDVAHDALPFFFTDQFDLGMEYAGDIPHGASTEVVLRGDPKSGAYLAFWLDADQHVLAGMHVNTWGAIDGIQDLIRSGKQVDPARLADPAVELSEV, encoded by the coding sequence ATGGCTGATGCAGAGCAGATCGTGATTGTCGGCGCGAGCCTCGCGGGTGCGACCGCCGCCGGGACCCTGCGGGAGAACGGCTGGACCGGTGCCATCGTGCTGATCGGCAGTGAGCAGTCGTTGCCGTACGAGCGGCCGCCGCTGTCGAAGGGCGTCCTGCTGGGCAAGGACACGACCGAGTCCGCGCAGGTGCACGATCAGCAGTGGTACGACGACAACTCCATCGACCTCCGCCTCGGCACGACCGCGACCGCGATCGATCCGACCGGTCATACGGTCACGCTCGACGACGGCACGCGGGTCCCGTACACGAAGCTGTTGATCGCCACCGGGAGCCGCGTCCGCGAGCTCGACGTGCCCGGCGCCAAGCTGCCGGGCGTGCACTACCTGCGGACCGCCGAGGAGGCGCAAGCGCTGACCGACGCGTACGCCGCGAAGCCGCGCGTCGTCGTGGTCGGCGCGGGCTGGATCGGCTTGGAGGCGGCGTCGGCGGCACGCGAACGCGGCTGCGAGGTGACGGTCGTCGAGCCCCAGGCGACCGCGCTCGCGTCGGTGCTTGGCGAGAAGGTCGGTGAGCTGTTCGCCGACTTCCAGCGGCAGCACGGCGTGCAGTTCCGTTTCGGCACCGGCGTGGAAGGTTTCGAGGGCACCGGCAAGGTCACTGGCGTACGGGTTTCCGGCGGCGAGGTGCTTCCCGCGGACCTGGTGGTGGTCGGCGTCGGCGTCCGGCCGAACACCGAGCTCGCCGAGGAAGCCGGCGTCGAGGTCGCGACCCCGTCGAACGGATCCGGCATCGTCACCGGTCCGGACCTGCAGACCTCGGTGGCCGGCATCTGGGCCGCCGGTGACGTGGTCCGCTGGGACCACCCGCTGTTCAACCGGCTGGTCCGCGTCGAGCACTGGCAGAACGCGAAGGACACCGGCGCGGCCGCGGCGAAGTCGATGCTCGGCCAGGACGTCGCGCACGACGCGCTGCCGTTCTTCTTCACCGACCAGTTCGACCTCGGCATGGAGTACGCCGGGGACATCCCGCACGGCGCGTCGACCGAGGTGGTGCTGCGCGGCGACCCGAAGTCCGGCGCGTACCTGGCGTTCTGGCTGGACGCCGATCAGCACGTGCTGGCCGGCATGCACGTCAACACCTGGGGCGCGATCGACGGCATCCAGGACCTGATCCGCTCCGGCAAGCAGGTCGACCCGGCCCGCCTCGCCGACCCCGCCGTGGAGCTCAGCGAGGTCTAG
- a CDS encoding FAD-dependent oxidoreductase, protein MAMKVAIIGAGIGGLTLAHGLLKAGVDVRLFERDPSPRHRNQGYRIHISPVGEEALAATLPDAVRRRVIATATRPGDLVAGFDSQLNKQFEQVFPVAGPDAVTSVDRYAFRRALMTGLDDVIEFGKQFDSYEETSSSVEIAFADGSSTEADVLVGADGVGSRVRGQLLPELDVLDIGVRCIYGKVPLTDAVRAVAPEAFLRGFCFASDGAGTGVAFGPVMFREPPEEYGDYLMAVLTGTNSVLGASDEELFGMGPAELWAIVTRSVADWHPSIRLLIAAGEASAAFPITLRTCVTVPTWQSSRVTLLGDAVHPMTPAAGAGANTALWDAARLTQALTSAEDLAAYQHDVVANGQKIVTESLHNAERLFNVSIPV, encoded by the coding sequence ATGGCGATGAAGGTAGCGATCATCGGTGCGGGGATCGGCGGGCTGACACTCGCGCACGGGCTGCTCAAGGCGGGCGTCGACGTGCGGTTGTTCGAGCGGGATCCGTCGCCGCGGCATCGCAACCAGGGGTACCGGATTCACATCAGCCCGGTGGGTGAGGAGGCACTGGCGGCGACGCTGCCCGACGCCGTACGCCGCCGGGTGATCGCGACGGCGACGCGGCCGGGTGACCTGGTCGCGGGGTTCGACTCACAGCTGAACAAGCAGTTCGAGCAGGTGTTCCCGGTGGCGGGTCCGGATGCGGTGACGTCGGTGGATCGGTACGCGTTCCGGCGCGCGTTGATGACCGGGCTGGACGACGTGATCGAGTTCGGCAAGCAGTTCGACTCGTACGAGGAGACGTCGTCGTCGGTCGAGATCGCCTTCGCGGACGGGAGTTCGACTGAAGCCGACGTGCTCGTCGGCGCGGACGGGGTCGGCTCGCGCGTACGCGGCCAGTTGCTGCCGGAGCTCGACGTGCTGGACATCGGGGTGCGGTGCATTTACGGGAAGGTGCCGTTGACGGACGCGGTTCGTGCGGTTGCGCCGGAAGCGTTTCTGCGTGGGTTCTGTTTTGCCAGTGATGGTGCGGGGACCGGGGTTGCTTTCGGTCCGGTGATGTTCCGGGAGCCGCCGGAGGAGTACGGCGACTATCTGATGGCGGTGCTGACCGGGACGAACTCGGTGCTCGGCGCGTCGGATGAGGAGCTCTTCGGGATGGGTCCGGCCGAGCTGTGGGCGATCGTGACGCGGTCGGTGGCCGACTGGCATCCGTCGATCCGCTTGCTGATCGCCGCCGGGGAGGCGTCGGCGGCGTTCCCCATCACGCTCCGCACCTGCGTCACGGTCCCAACCTGGCAGTCGTCCCGCGTGACATTGCTCGGCGACGCCGTACATCCGATGACCCCCGCCGCCGGCGCGGGCGCCAACACCGCATTGTGGGATGCTGCCCGCCTCACCCAGGCCCTGACCTCAGCCGAGGACCTGGCCGCCTACCAGCACGACGTAGTGGCGAACGGCCAGAAGATCGTCACCGAGTCCCTCCACAACGCCGAACGCCTGTTCAACGTCTCCATCCCGGTCTGA
- a CDS encoding MFS transporter: MNTLRTSRTSPSGQYRLSPRAAVVLGVLSGSQLLIVVDATIVNVALGPIRAGLGFSAAQLQWVITAYTLAFGGLLLVGGKVADRFGHRRMFLLGAVAFGVASLAGGAAGHQLVLVGARAVQGAGAALMAPAAMALVMDVFAPGKGRTLAFGIWAGVTAGGTALGSVVGGVLTEVSSWRWVLWINVPIVAVVIVLGLLVLPPARGVRGSAIDLAGAATATGGLTLLVFGLIRASEHGWNAATVLVLLVAVALLVVFVVLQVTRRAKLVPAGVLGSRTVVAADIAGLILGVAIYALFFFVSLFLSTVQGRDPVYVGLAFVPMTAAIAVAARISGALAERVRPGRLSAAGVALVAIGLALLARIEPASGYATILLPGLVVAGFGLGLTFVPLTAAAMSSAGPADSGIASALFNAAQQIGGALGLAVLTTISTSVATSDSPEAATHGWSAALLAATALTIAAAAMLPALIMPSRPADHALYRKGLE; encoded by the coding sequence GTGAATACATTGCGGACTTCAAGAACGAGCCCGTCAGGCCAGTACCGGCTGAGCCCGCGCGCCGCGGTCGTGCTGGGCGTGCTGTCGGGAAGCCAGTTGCTGATCGTGGTGGACGCCACAATCGTCAATGTCGCACTGGGTCCGATCCGCGCCGGGCTGGGATTCAGTGCGGCGCAACTGCAGTGGGTGATCACCGCGTACACGCTGGCGTTCGGTGGGTTGCTGCTGGTCGGCGGCAAGGTCGCGGACCGGTTCGGTCACCGCCGGATGTTCCTGCTCGGCGCGGTCGCGTTCGGTGTCGCGTCGCTGGCAGGTGGCGCGGCCGGGCACCAGTTGGTTCTGGTCGGGGCGAGGGCTGTTCAAGGCGCGGGTGCGGCGCTGATGGCGCCGGCGGCGATGGCATTGGTGATGGATGTGTTCGCGCCAGGCAAGGGGCGGACGCTCGCGTTCGGGATCTGGGCTGGCGTGACCGCCGGAGGTACCGCGCTCGGTTCGGTAGTGGGCGGGGTGTTGACCGAGGTGAGTTCGTGGCGCTGGGTGTTGTGGATCAACGTGCCGATCGTTGCCGTCGTGATCGTCCTCGGTCTGCTGGTGTTGCCGCCGGCGCGAGGGGTGCGCGGCTCGGCGATCGATCTGGCCGGTGCGGCGACGGCCACTGGCGGTCTGACACTGCTGGTGTTCGGCCTGATCAGAGCATCAGAGCACGGCTGGAATGCGGCCACCGTTCTCGTTCTGCTGGTCGCTGTGGCGCTGCTGGTGGTTTTCGTGGTTCTGCAGGTCACTCGCCGGGCCAAGCTTGTACCAGCCGGCGTCCTGGGCAGCCGGACAGTTGTCGCCGCGGACATCGCCGGGTTGATCCTCGGCGTGGCGATTTATGCACTGTTCTTCTTCGTCAGCCTCTTCTTGTCCACGGTGCAGGGCAGGGACCCGGTATATGTCGGTCTTGCGTTCGTTCCGATGACCGCCGCGATCGCTGTCGCGGCACGGATTTCCGGCGCGCTGGCCGAACGGGTCAGGCCTGGCCGGCTGTCAGCGGCCGGCGTGGCGCTGGTGGCGATTGGCTTGGCGCTGCTGGCCAGGATTGAACCGGCGTCCGGCTATGCCACGATCTTGCTGCCCGGTCTGGTCGTTGCGGGCTTCGGGCTGGGGCTGACGTTCGTTCCGCTCACCGCGGCCGCGATGTCCAGCGCTGGTCCCGCCGACTCCGGTATCGCCTCAGCGCTGTTCAACGCCGCGCAGCAGATAGGTGGGGCCTTGGGTCTAGCGGTCCTGACCACGATCAGCACCTCCGTAGCGACCTCGGACTCGCCGGAAGCAGCCACGCATGGCTGGAGCGCAGCACTACTCGCCGCGACCGCCCTCACCATCGCCGCCGCCGCAATGCTCCCCGCTCTGATCATGCCCAGCCGGCCAGCAGATCACGCGCTGTACAGGAAGGGACTGGAGTAG
- a CDS encoding NAD(P)H-binding protein, which produces MKLVIFGANGPTGRLTTAQALAEGHTVTAITRHPETFPLTDDALTVTKADALDPDAVHRVVAGHDAVISTLGVPYGSEAPTTLSEAGAHIVKAMTAHGIQRLVCVTSTGVPMKPPPGETLVYRKVVIPMLLKMGRPLYEDAARLEQLLAATNLNWTVLRPSGLFDGDRITKYTVGAPQLIGRFTSRRDLADALLNEATAPTHPRAVMEVITTENTPSVYRVFLKEALRLGPKS; this is translated from the coding sequence GTGAAGCTCGTGATCTTCGGGGCCAACGGCCCGACCGGACGTCTCACCACCGCCCAGGCACTCGCCGAGGGCCACACCGTCACCGCAATCACCCGGCACCCCGAGACGTTCCCACTCACTGACGACGCGCTGACCGTCACGAAGGCGGACGCCCTCGACCCCGACGCCGTACACCGAGTGGTCGCCGGGCACGACGCGGTCATCTCGACGCTCGGCGTCCCGTACGGCTCCGAGGCCCCGACCACCCTTTCCGAAGCCGGCGCCCACATCGTCAAGGCGATGACCGCACACGGCATCCAGCGCCTGGTGTGCGTGACGTCGACCGGCGTACCGATGAAACCTCCGCCCGGCGAGACGCTCGTCTATCGCAAGGTCGTCATCCCGATGCTGCTCAAAATGGGCCGCCCGCTCTACGAGGACGCCGCCCGCCTGGAGCAGCTCCTCGCCGCCACCAACCTGAACTGGACGGTCCTCCGCCCTTCCGGCCTCTTCGACGGCGACCGCATCACCAAGTACACCGTCGGCGCACCCCAGCTGATCGGCCGCTTCACGTCCCGCCGCGACCTGGCCGACGCCCTCCTCAACGAAGCCACCGCTCCAACCCACCCACGCGCCGTCATGGAGGTCATCACCACCGAAAACACCCCCAGCGTCTACCGCGTATTCCTCAAGGAAGCCCTCCGCCTCGGCCCCAAGTCCTGA
- a CDS encoding TetR family transcriptional regulator, which translates to MRRSPEPAERRRDAERSKQQLLDAAVIEFGAHGFSGARVSEIATRAGVNKQLISYYFGGKEGLYRAVADSWRATEPDIISDAHTLGEVVGAYARATIKQPDMLRLLIREGVDRDTAGNDQDAQHERFQGMLADFRRRQTEGELVADLDPAYAGLALFGLSAAPMVFPQIARALGLDPDSDEFATKYADEVAKLVALLAERR; encoded by the coding sequence GTGCGGAGATCACCGGAACCGGCCGAGCGGCGGCGCGACGCCGAGCGCAGCAAGCAACAGCTGCTGGACGCGGCGGTCATCGAGTTCGGCGCGCACGGGTTCAGCGGCGCGCGGGTCAGCGAGATCGCGACCCGGGCCGGCGTCAACAAGCAATTGATCTCGTACTACTTCGGCGGCAAGGAAGGCCTGTACCGCGCGGTCGCCGACAGCTGGCGGGCCACCGAGCCGGACATCATCTCCGACGCGCACACCCTCGGCGAGGTGGTCGGGGCGTACGCGCGGGCGACGATCAAGCAACCGGACATGCTCCGGCTGCTGATCCGCGAAGGCGTCGACCGGGACACGGCCGGGAACGACCAGGACGCGCAGCACGAACGGTTCCAGGGCATGCTCGCCGACTTCCGCCGCCGCCAGACCGAAGGCGAGCTCGTGGCCGACCTGGATCCGGCGTATGCCGGTCTTGCCCTTTTCGGGCTGTCCGCGGCGCCAATGGTGTTCCCGCAGATCGCCCGCGCGCTAGGCCTCGATCCGGACAGCGATGAGTTCGCGACCAAGTACGCGGACGAGGTCGCCAAGCTGGTCGCCCTGCTCGCCGAACGCAGGTAA
- a CDS encoding TetR/AcrR family transcriptional regulator, translated as MVDDGPLSRAERRQRTEAAILTAARRQFGELGYERTSIRGVAGEAGIDPALVMQLFGSKERLFSAAAASGAELGALTNATAGDLARAAAAHLFAEFEDPERRGEAATLLRSCLTHPAAGEVLRDQVMAPAQAAVAATIGGDDSELRAAVLNACTLGVTITRYLLQDPVLAAADRQDVEEILRPALQAVIDGTAD; from the coding sequence ATGGTGGACGACGGACCGCTGTCACGGGCCGAGCGGCGACAGCGCACGGAGGCAGCGATTCTGACGGCCGCGCGCCGTCAGTTCGGCGAGTTGGGGTACGAGCGGACCAGCATCCGCGGAGTGGCCGGCGAAGCGGGCATCGACCCTGCGTTGGTGATGCAGTTGTTCGGCAGCAAGGAGCGGCTGTTTTCGGCCGCCGCCGCGTCCGGGGCCGAGCTCGGCGCGTTGACGAACGCGACGGCCGGCGACCTGGCGCGGGCTGCCGCCGCGCACCTGTTCGCGGAGTTCGAGGACCCCGAGCGCCGCGGTGAGGCCGCGACGCTCCTGCGTAGTTGCCTCACCCATCCCGCGGCAGGGGAGGTGCTCCGCGATCAAGTCATGGCGCCGGCCCAGGCAGCCGTCGCCGCGACGATCGGCGGCGACGACAGCGAGCTTCGCGCCGCGGTCCTGAACGCCTGCACCCTCGGCGTGACGATCACCCGGTACCTTCTCCAGGATCCCGTCCTCGCCGCCGCCGACCGCCAGGACGTCGAAGAGATCCTCCGGCCGGCGTTGCAGGCCGTCATCGACGGCACAGCCGACTAG